The following are encoded together in the Rhizophagus irregularis chromosome 21, complete sequence genome:
- a CDS encoding uncharacterized protein (SECRETED:cutsite_VNC-AI; SECRETED:prob_0.9388); SECRETED:SignalP(1-20): MKSKIFFTVLLLYIVDFVNCAIHDEDSINSRSEADSKLTIVTSLILSQIDLITCLYILVRTYFQWKKNNKDSLSKHLRFPFYIAIVEIVTSIFQTINLSHASVGDAPLCNPIGFISIFLLSFLMSFVTFISFINWYKVKRDIEFNSGRYDYIIFLISTGFSIFYTSLGVNKYGKLQYWCGAQSDQNQKKNKHSYAFKKI; encoded by the exons atgaaatctAAAATATTCTTCACAGTTTTACTACTTTACATAGTAGATTTTGTTAATTGTGCAATACACGATGAAGATTCAATAAATTCGCGTTCTGAAGCTGATTCTAAATTAACAATTGTTACAAGTTTAATTTTGTCACAAATTGATCTTATAACATGTTTATATATTCTCGTTAGAACTTATTTTCAAtggaaaaagaataataaagattCCTTATCAAAGCATCTTAGATTTCCCTTCTATATTGCAATAGTtg AAATAGTCACATCCATTTTTCAAACTATTAATTTG agtCATGCATCTGTAGGTGATGCTCCATTGTGCAATCCGATTGGTTTTATCTCaatattcttattatcttttttgatGAGTTTTGTAACTTTcatatcatttataaattgGTATAAAGTTAAGAGAGATATCGAATTTAATTCCGGTCGATacgattatataatattcttaatttcaactggattttctatattttatacTTCACTAGGAGTGAATAAATATGGCAAATTACAATATTG gtgCGGGGCTCAATCAGaccaaaaccaaaaaaaaaataa ACACTCGTATgcatttaagaaaatttaa